In Balearica regulorum gibbericeps isolate bBalReg1 chromosome 2, bBalReg1.pri, whole genome shotgun sequence, one DNA window encodes the following:
- the DPH3 gene encoding diphthamide biosynthesis protein 3 isoform X1, protein MSVFHDEVEIEDFEYDEETETYSYPCPCGDRFLITREDLENGEDVATCPSCSLILRVIYDQEQFMRDEVIAEPLTNKELIKC, encoded by the exons ATGTCGGTCTTCCACGACGAGGTGGAGATTGAGGACTTCGAGTACGACGAGGAGACCGAGACCTACAGCTACCCGTGCCCGTGCGGGGACCGCTTCCTCATCACGCGG GAGGATCTGGAGAACGGCGAGGACGTGGccacctgccccagctgctccctgaTCCTGCGCGTCATTTACGACCAG GAACAGTTCATGCGTGATGAAGTCATTGCAGAACCTTTGACAAACAAGGAGTTGATTAAGTGCTGA
- the DPH3 gene encoding diphthamide biosynthesis protein 3 isoform X2, protein MSVFHDEVEIEDFEYDEETETYSYPCPCGDRFLITREQFMRDEVIAEPLTNKELIKC, encoded by the exons ATGTCGGTCTTCCACGACGAGGTGGAGATTGAGGACTTCGAGTACGACGAGGAGACCGAGACCTACAGCTACCCGTGCCCGTGCGGGGACCGCTTCCTCATCACGCGG GAACAGTTCATGCGTGATGAAGTCATTGCAGAACCTTTGACAAACAAGGAGTTGATTAAGTGCTGA